A window from Piliocolobus tephrosceles isolate RC106 chromosome 11, ASM277652v3, whole genome shotgun sequence encodes these proteins:
- the LOC111553727 gene encoding olfactory receptor 6B2 codes for MRGENVTKVSTFILVGFPTAPGLQYLLFLLFLLTYLFVLVENLAIILTVWSSASLHGPVYYFLSSMSFLEIWYVSDITPKMLEAFLLQRKRISFVGCMTQLYFFSSLVCTECVLLASMAYDRHVAVCHPLRYHVLVTPGLCLQLVGFSFVSGFTISIIKVYFISSVTFCGSNALNHFFCDISPILKLACTDFSTAELVDFILAFIILVLPLLATVLSYGHITLAVLRIPSATSRWKAFSTCASHLTVVTIFYMAMIFTYVRPQAIDSRSSNKLISAVYTVVTPIINPLIYCLRNKEFKDELQKALGLGQTSY; via the coding sequence ATGAGGGGGGAGAATGTCACCAAGGTCAGCACCTTCATCCTGGTGGGCTTCCCCACGGCCCCGGGGCTGCAGtacctgctcttcctcctcttcctgctcaCTTACCTCTTTGTCCTGGTGGAGAACCTGGCCATCATCCTGACTGTGTGGAGCAGCGCCTCCCTCCACGGGCCCGTGTACTACTTTCTGAGCTCCATGTCTTTCCTGGAGATCTGGTACGTGTCTGACATCACCCCCAAGATGCTGGAGGCCTTCCTCCTCCAGCGGAAACGCATCTCTTTTGTCGGGTGCATGACGCAGCTCTACTTCTTCAGCTCCCTGGTGTGCACCGAGTGTGTGCTTCTGGCCTCCATGGCCTATGACCGCCACGTGGCCGTCTGCCACCCGCTGCGCTACCACGTCCTTGTGACCCCGGGGCTGTGCCTCCAGCTGGTGGGCTTCTCCTTTGTGAGCGGCTTCACCATCTCCATAATCAAGGTCTATTTTATCTCCAGCGTCACGTTCTGTGGCTCCAACGCCTTGAACCACTTCTTTTGTGACATTTCCCCCATCCTCAAGCTGGCCTGCACGGACTTCTCCACTGCGGAGCTGGTGGATTTCATCCTGGCCTTCATCATCCTGGTGCTTCCGCTCCTGGCCACCGTGCTGTCATATGGGCACATCACCCTGGCTGTCCTGCGCATCCCCTCGGCCACCAGCCGCTGGAAAGCCTTCTCCACTTGCGCCTCTCACCTCACCGTGGTCACCATCTTCTACATGGCTATGATTTTCACGTATGTCCGGCCCCAAGCCATTGATTCCCGGAGCTCCAACAAGCTCATCTCTGCCGTGTACACTGTCGTCACGCCAATAATTAACCCGTTGATCTACTGCCTGAGGAACAAGGAATTTAAGGACGAATTGCAAAAGGCCTTGGGCTTGGGTCAAACTTCATACTAA